A portion of the Juglans microcarpa x Juglans regia isolate MS1-56 chromosome 1D, Jm3101_v1.0, whole genome shotgun sequence genome contains these proteins:
- the LOC121252744 gene encoding glycine-rich RNA-binding protein 2, mitochondrial-like, whose product MAFSNKVGGLLRRSISQNGPAPINFMLNSIRCMSSSKLFIGGLSYSTDEQSLKDAFAGFGDVVDAKVIVDRDTGRSRGFGFVNYSSTESASEALSAMDGQELDGRNIRVSFANDRPAGPRPFGGGGYRGDRGFGGGDADF is encoded by the exons ATGGCATTTAGTAACAAAGTTGGGGGACTTTTGAGGCGGAGCATTTCTCAGAATGGACCAGCACCTATAAATTTTATGCTTAATTCCATTCGCTGCATGTCATCAAGCAAGCTTTTTATTGGAG GTCTTTCATACTCAACTGATGAGCAGTCTCTAAAGGACGCATTTGCTGGCTTTGGTGATGTGGTTGATG CCAAGGTTATCGTTGATAGAGATACTGGGCGGTCTAGGGGATTTGGGTTTGTTAACTACTCAAGTACGGAATCTGCAAGCGAAGCACTGTCTGCTATGGATGGCCAG GAACTTGATGGACGAAACATTCGAGTGAGTTTTGCCAATGACAGACCTGCTGGCCCTAGACCTTTTGGAGGTGGTGGTTATCGTGGGGACAGAGGTTTTGGTGGTGGAGATGCTGACTTCTAA
- the LOC121252730 gene encoding glycine-rich RNA-binding protein 2, mitochondrial-like, producing MAFCNKVGGLLRRSISQNGPAPINFMLNSIRCMSSSKLFIGGLSYSTDEQSLKDAFAGFGDVVDAKVIVDRDTGRSRGFGFVNYSSTESASEALSAMDGQELNGRSIRVSFANDRPAGPPRFGGGGNRGDRGFGGGDADF from the exons ATGGCATTTTGTAACAAAGTTGGGGGACTTTTGAGGCGGAGCATTTCTCAGAATGGACCAGCACCTATAAATTTTATGCTTAATTCCATTCGCTGCATGTCATCAAGCAAGCTTTTTATTGGAG GTCTTTCATACTCAACCGATGAGCAGTCTCTAAAGGACGCATTTGCTGGCTTTGGTGACGTGGTTGATG CCAAGGTTATCGTTGATAGAGATACTGGGCGGTCTAGGGGATTTGGGTTTGTTAACTACTCAAGTACGGAATCTGCAAGCGAAGCACTGTCTGCTATGGATGGCCAG GAGCTTAATGGACGAAGCATTCGAGTGAGTTTTGCCAATGACAGACCTGCTGGCCCTCCACGTTTTGGAGGTGGTGGTAATCGTGGGGACAGAGGTTTTGGTGGTGGAGATGCTGACTTCTAA